In Humulus lupulus chromosome 6, drHumLupu1.1, whole genome shotgun sequence, a single genomic region encodes these proteins:
- the LOC133782752 gene encoding BRAP2 RING ZnF UBP domain-containing protein 1: MFFVRVHSVDTGHPLAFDDLEFSQVYTASAHTTTANTKKSQSNPNTAVSKYSERRGVTHLFRSIAHSSLPNPSSRSTTIFVIAVPNYVSFEDFIRFCGSRIDHITELVFIRNDGMDDRYSVVIRLMNQLTSDGFYCSFNGKKFSPGEAEVCHILFLQSVDYTESAAIAGTPPDGSTELPTCPVCLERLDSDTSGILSTLCDHSFQCHCTSKWANLSCQVCQYCQQQDDGPTCSVCGTTENLWVCVICGFVGCGRYKEGHAIRHWKDTEHCYSLDLTTQQIWDYVGDIYVHRLNQSKTDGKFGEMNSNCLSSEGDCGSCTCSEDSGFSGALYSSKVDAIVDEYNHLLANQLENQRQHYESLLTEAKSKLDNTISEAVDRTVTSKMQDILNQLEKCKEEKNTVADINRNLIKDQEVLRKKFKEIEEREAAELELRDERIHDMEEQIRDFSVYIEAQKALNDMKDSDGIKGGTVLPVPSNQSPSSNTRKHTKSGRKRN; this comes from the exons ATGTTTTTCGTCCGAGTCCACTCAGTTGATACCGGGCACCCTCTTGCCTTTGATGATTTGGAGTTTTCACAAGTTTATACTGCTTCTGCTCATACTACCACTGCGAACACCAAGAAATCTCAATCGAATCCCAATACTGCTGTTTCCAAGTACAGCGAAAGGAGAGGTGTAACGCACCTGTTCCGGAGTATAGCTCATTCTTCGTTACCGAACCCTAGCTCCAGGTCCACTACCATATTCGTCATTGCCGTCCCCAATTACGTCTCCTTCGAGGATTTCATCCGGTTTTGTGGCTCTCGAATCGACCATATCACTGAGCTCGTCTTCATAAG GAACGATGGGATGGATGATCGATACAGTGTTGTAATTAGGCTTATGAATCAGTTGACGTCTGATGGATTTTATTGTAGTTTCAATGGGAAGAAGTTCTCACCAGGCGAG GCTGAGGTCTGCCACATTCTGTTTCTGCAATCGGTGGATTACACAGAATCAGCTGCGATAGCTGGGACACCACCAGATGGTAGCACTGAGTTACCAACTTGCCCAGTTTGCCTTG AGAGATTGGATTCAGACACTAGTGGAATACTGAGTACCCTTTGTGACCACTCTTTCCAATGCCATTGCACTTCAAAGTGGGCTAACTTATCTTGCCAG GTTTGCCAATACTGTCAGCAGCAGGATGATGGCCCAACTTGCTCTGTTTGTGGGACGACGGAGAATCTGTGGGTTTGTGTGATATGTGGTTTCGTAGGATGTGGAAG ATACAAGGAAGGACATGCAATTAGGCATTGGAAGGATACAGAGCATTGCTATTCTCTTGACTTAACAACACAACAAATCTGGGATTATGTTGGTGATATTTATGTTCACCGACTTAACCAATCAAAAACTGATGGCAAGTTTGGTGAAATGAACTCCAACTGCTTGTCATCTGAAGGAGATTGTGGCAGCTGCACATGTAGTGAGGATTCTGGATTTAGTGGAGCACTTTATAGCAGCAAAGTTGACGCA ATTGTGGATGAATACAACCATCTCCTTGCTAATCAGCTTGAGAATCAAAGACAA cATTATGAATCTCTACTAACAGAAGCCAAAAGTAAACTGGATAATACAATTTCAGAAGCAGTTGACAGGACAGTGACTTCCAAAATGCAGGACATCCTAAATCAACTGGAAAAGTGTAAAGAGGAAAAAAATACTGTTGCAGAT ATCAATCGAAATCTTATCAAAGACCAAGAAGTTTTGCGCAAGAAGTTCAAGGAGATTGAAGAAAG GGAAGCTGCCGAACTAGAGTTGAGGGATGAAAGGATACACGATATGGAAGAACAG ATTAGGGACTTTAGTGTCTATATTGAAGCCCAGAAAGCGCTCAACGACATGAAGGATTCAGATGGTATCAAAGGGGGAACTGTATTACCAGTACCTTCAAATCAATCTCCCTCATCTAATACCAGAAAGCATACAAAGTCGGGCCGCAAGCGGAACTAG